From a single Desulfovibrionales bacterium genomic region:
- the pgsA gene encoding CDP-diacylglycerol--glycerol-3-phosphate 3-phosphatidyltransferase — protein MNLPNLITVIRILLTPVLIILLLNASFNKALAVFALAGLSDGLDGFLARYLRQKTALGAYLDPIADKLLLSATFIALATLELVPSWLTVIIVSRDVIIVLGIAMLFVSGSEVPIRPSIISKLTTLLQIMTVFVILSRDLWAVIWQMRDTLVWLTTVFTVLSGLHYIYFGVKIFSRANGK, from the coding sequence ATGAATCTGCCCAACCTGATAACGGTCATACGTATATTACTAACGCCCGTATTAATCATACTTCTTTTAAACGCCTCTTTTAATAAGGCGTTGGCTGTCTTTGCGCTGGCCGGTTTGAGCGATGGCCTGGATGGCTTTCTGGCGCGTTACCTGAGACAGAAAACCGCTCTGGGCGCTTACCTGGACCCCATAGCAGACAAATTGCTCCTGTCCGCTACTTTTATAGCCCTGGCTACCTTGGAACTTGTACCGAGCTGGCTGACTGTAATAATTGTCAGCCGGGACGTAATTATAGTCCTGGGTATAGCTATGTTATTTGTCAGTGGTTCCGAGGTGCCTATAAGACCGAGCATAATAAGCAAGCTCACTACCCTTTTACAGATAATGACTGTTTTTGTTATCTTGAGCAGGGATCTCTGGGCGGTTATATGGCAGATGCGGGATACCTTGGTATGGTTGACCACGGTGTTTACCGTGTTGTCCGGATTACATTATATCTATTTTGGGGTAAAGATTTTCAGTCGTGCGAATGGGAAATGA